The Manihot esculenta cultivar AM560-2 chromosome 1, M.esculenta_v8, whole genome shotgun sequence genome has a window encoding:
- the LOC110607714 gene encoding transcription factor MYB78 — MRVVANMPSSSSPPPPSLSKKSSNDDHNDHSDQLRRGPWTLDEDNLLVHCIARHGEGRWNLLAKRAGLRRTGKSCRLRWLNYLKPDVKRGNLTPQEQLLILDLHSKWGNRWSKIARYLPGRTDNEIKNYWRTRVQKQAKNLKIDANSSAFQEIIRYVWIPRLLQKIEGSSTSSSPSSSLSTYPTVSDQPVNCSAPDLPPPPPPQQEVSGHHQGHVDHNSDSEHGSNSCISSTESMNRSQISELSEYPASPFHSMCTFQKDSFYVDNLDTMTLATLSVTEGGFQNSTCEPHVSESNWVEYDFGDNMWNMDEFMAI, encoded by the exons ATGAGGGTGGTGGCTAATATGCCGTCGTCGTCGTCGCCGCCGCCGCCATCTTTGAGCAAGAAGAGCTCTAATGATGATCATAATGATCATTCTGATCAGCTTAGAAGAGGCCCATGGACTCTCGATGAAGACAATCTTCTCGTTCATTGCATTGCTCGTCATGGCGAGGGCCGCTGGAATTTGCTTGCAAAACGTGCTG GATTGAGAAGAACAGGCAAGAGTTGCAGACTCAGATGGCTGAATTATCTAAAGCCAGATGTTAAGCGTGGAAATCTTACTCCTCAAGAACAGCTCTTGATCCTTGATCTCCATTCTAAGTGGGGAAACag GTGGTCGAAAATTGCACGATATTTACCAGGAAGAACGGACAACGAAATCAAGAACTACTGGAGAACTCGAGTGCAAAAACAGGCAAAGAATCTGAAAATAGATGCTAATAGCTCTGCTTTCCAGGAAATAATCAGATATGTCtggattccaagattgcttcaGAAGATTGAAGGATCAAGCACTTCATCTTcaccatcatcatcattatcaaCATACCCAACAGTCTCTGATCAGCCTGTGAATTGTTCTGCTCCTGAtttaccaccaccaccaccaccacaacAGGAAGTTTCCGGTCATCATCAGGGGCATGTCGACCACAACTCAGACTCAGAGCATGGTTCAAATTCTTGCATTTCTTCAACAGAATCAATGAATCGCTCACAAATATCTGAATTATCAGAATACCCAGCTAGTCCTTTTCATTCCATGTGTACCTTTCAGAAGGATTCCTTCTATGTTGATAACTTGGACACCATGACCTTGGCAACTCTGTCTGTCACTGAAGGAGGTTTTCAGAACTCAACATGTGAACCTCACGTGTCGGAAAGCAATTGGGTTGAATATGATTTTGGAGATAACATGTGGAACATGGATGAATTTATGGCAATTTAG